The genomic DNA CACTGCCCGTGCTCACTACCCCGGCCGGTCGCCGGATCATCGGCCAGAGCCCCGAATCCCCGGGCGGATTCGGCGAGTTGTTCCTGTTGACCGAGGCCATCACCCGGGTCGTGGTGTCGGACCTGCCGAGCGAGCTCGTGTGTGTCGCCGACGCGATCTCGGTGGGCTGGTCGACCGCGTCCCGCGCGCAACTGACCGCGAATGAGGTGCCGTTGGTCATCGGCTGCGGCGCCATCGCCCTCTCGGCGATCGGCCGGCTCAGGAGTCTCGGCGTCGGTCCGATCGTGGCGGCCGATCTCGTGGCGTCGCGTCGCGCGACCGCGCTGGCCATGGGCGCCGATGTGGTCGTCGATCCGGCCGAGGTGTCGCCGTACGAGGCCTGGCGCAACGCGGCCGGTCCGCGGGCGAGTTGTGTCGTGTTCGAGTGCGTCGGCGTCCCCGGCGTTCTCGACTCGATCATCAAGGGGTGCGAGCGCGGCACTCGGATCTTCTCCGTCGGCGGTCCCCCGGAGGGCGATCATCTGCACACCCTGACCGCCAAACGGAAGGGCATCAACATCCAGTTCGGGGGCGGCCCGTCGATGGACCACTGGGACGAGGCGTTCCGGGCGGTCTGCTCCGGCAGCCTCGATGTCGGGCCGATGCTCGGGCACACCGTCGGCCTCGACGGCGTGCCGGCCGCGCTCGACGCGGCGCGGGACGCCGACGGGCCGGCCCGGATCATCGTCGTACCAGGGAGCTGACCACACTCATGAGCGAGACCGACGAACTTGCCCAACTGCGCGCCACCGTCGAGTCGTTGGCGGCGAAGGTGCGCGCCTTGGAGGACCAGGTCGAGATCACCCAGCTCGTCGCCCAGTACGGGCCTGCGGTCGACAGCGGCTCGGGCGAGGCCGCGGCGGCGCTCTGGACCGAGGAGGGCGTCTTCGACGCGGTCCCCCATCTGCGGATGGAGGGCCGGGACGGCATCGTCGGCATGGTGCACGGCCCGGGCCACCAGAGCGTGATCCACAACGGCTGCGGTCATGTGCTGACCGCGCCGCACGTCGTCGTCGACGGCGACCGGGCCACCGGCCGCAGCCATGCGCTGCATCTGCGGTGGGACGCCGATGCCGGACGGTTCTGGGTGTTCCAGGTCTCCGCCAACACCTGGCGCTGGGTGCGTACTTCGGAGGGGTGGCGGATCGCCGAGCGGATCAACGCCAACCTCGACGGCACCGACGGGCCCCGCGCGATGCTGGCGCCGTCCGGCAAACCCGGTTCGCTGGAGGAGAGGTGAGGATCGGGTTCATCGGGGCGGGCCGGATGGGGCGGCCGATCGTCGACCGCCTGGTGGCCGCCGGGCATGACGTCACGGTTCATGTGCGCCGACCGGCGACCCGGGCGGCGGCCCAGGAGGACGGGTTCGCGCGGGCCGACACGATCGGGGCGACGGTCCGCGACGCCGACGTGGTGTTCGTCGCCGTACTGAAGGACGAGCAGGTGCGAGCGGCCTGCCTCGGCGCGGAAGGCGCCCTCTCGGCCATGAAGCCGGGGTCGACGCTCGTCCTGCACACCACTTCTCATCCCGGCACCGCGGAGCTGCTCGCCGAAGCGGGCGCAGAGCGTGGTGTCGGGGTGCTGGACGCCGCGCTGTCGGGCGGCCCGCACGACATCGCCGCGGGCCGTCTCACCCTGTGGGTCGGCGGCGACGAGGCCCGACTGGACGCGCTGCGACCGCTGTTGGAGACGTACGCCGCGCCGGTCCTGTTCGTGGGGCCGATCGGCAACGGTCAGCGGGTCAAGCTCGTCAACAACGCCCTGTTCGTGGCGCAGGTCGGGCTCGCGGTCGACGCGGTGCGGGTGGCGGGGTCGCTTGGCATCGGTGAGAAGGCGATTCTCGCGGCGCTGCAGCACGGCAGCGGTGCCAGCCGGGCGCTCGGTGTCGTCGCCGGTGGTGGGTCGGTCGAGGCGGTGGCGGAGCGGCTGGCCGACCTGATGAGCAAGGACGTCGACGTGGTGCGTGCGGTGGCGCGCGGCGCCGGAGCCGACCTCGGGATCCTCGGGACGGTGCTGTCGTCGGACGCGGTCGAGAAGAAGGTTCTCCGTTCGCCCTGAATGACCGTTCTCCCTGAACGATCCGCACGATCTGAATGAGGAGCAGGAAGTGACTGAATCGCTCACCACGAAGTACGGGCCGTGGGGTGTCGTCGCCGGCGGATCGGACGGGGTGGGCGCCGCGTTCGCCCACCGGATGGCCGCCCAGGGGATGAACGTCGTGCTGGTGGCCCGGCGCCTGCCCGTGCTGGAGGCGTCCGCCGACGAGATCCGGGACCGGTACGGCGTCGAGGTCCGTACCGTCGCGCTCGACCTCAGCTCCCCGAGCGCCCTGTCGGAGCTGGAGGAGGCGACCGACGGTCTGGAGGTCGGCCTGTTCGTCTACAACGCGGGCAGCGACGACCGCAGCGTCCCGTTCCTCGACAAGGACCTCGGCACGCACCTCGGGCTGGTGCGGCGCAACTGCTCCGCCGTACTCGAAGCGGCCTACCGCTTCGGTGGCCCGATGGTGGCGCGCAAGCGGGGAGCCGTGGTCCTGGTGACCTCGGGAGCCGCGTGGGCCGGCGGCGCCACGCTCGCCGCCTACGGCGCGTCGAAGGCGTTCGACCTCGTCCTCGCCGAGAGCCTGTGGGCGGAGTGGCAGGGCAGCGGGGTGGACGTCCTGGGACTGGTGCTCGGCAGGACCGACACCCCGTCCCTGCGCCGGACCGAAGGCGTCCAAGGGGGCTCCTACGGCGGTGACTTGGCCGACCCGGCCGATGTGGCCGCCGAGGCGCTCGACCATCTCTCCGACGGCCCCACCTGGATCTACGGCAGCCCCGCCCCGACCGGCGGTTCACCGTTCGGGGCGCTCAGCCGCAGGGACGCGGTCCTGGCGATGAGCCGGGGCGCGAACACCCACCGCCAGTGAGGAGGCTCGCGGTCCCTGCCTACTGCTCCTTCAGGCGTTCCTTCATGGCGTCGAGCTTCGTGAGAATGGGATATCCGCTCACGCTCAACGCGTTCCCGTGTCCCGTCTCGTGGATGTCGAACACGGACTGGATAGCGGCGTAGAAACCCTGGACGTCGAGGCTCTGGTTGACGGCGCGCTTGGCCTGGCGGAGGCCGAAGGACGGCATTTGGGCGATCCGCTGGGCCAACTGCATTGCCTCGGTGTCCAGTTGGTCGAGGGGGACGACCTTGTTCACCATGCCGACCTGCTCCGCCTCCTCGGCGGTGACGGCCCGTCCGGTGAAGAGGATCTCCTTCGCCTTGCGCGGGCCCAACTCCCAGGTGTGGCCGTGGTATTCGACTCCCCCGATGCCCATGTGCACGACGGGGTCGGAGAATTCGGCGTTCTCGGCGGCCACGATCAGGTCGCAGGGCCAGCACAGCATCAGTCCGCCCGCGATGCACTTGCCCTGGACCGCGGCGATCGACGGCTTGGGGACGTTGCGCCAGCGCAGCGTGTATTCCAGGTACCGGCGGGATTCCGCGCTGTAGATCCACTCCAGGGTGATCTCGTTCGGCGCAGGCCAGCGGTCCTTGAGGTCGTGGCCGGAGGAGAAGTGCTTCCCGTTGCCCCGCAGGAGGATCACCTTGACCTCCTCGTCGGCGGCGGCCCGGCTCCAGGCGACGTCCAACGCGTCGAGGAGAACCGCGTTCTGGGCATTGGCGACCTCGGGCCGGTTCAGGGTGATGACCGCGACCTTGTTGTCGACCTCGTAGAGGACCTCGTCCGTGTCCGCTGTGTCTGTCATGGGTCCTGTCTTCCGTCGGCTCTATCGGGGCAGGCCGAGGATGCGCTCGGCGATGATGTTGCGCTGGATCTCGGAGGTGCCGCCGGCGATGGTCCCGCCGAAGCTGCGCGCGTACCGCTCGAACCAACTGGCCGTGAACGCCCCCAGGTTCATATGGGTGTACGGTCCCGTCTGCACCGGATGCCGCAGCGCCTCGGCCCCGTGGTGTTCGAGGGCGTGCAGTTCGGCGCTCTGCGCGGCCTCGGAGCCGAGCAGCTTGAGCACCGAGATCTCCACCGGGTTCCGGTCGGGTCCGAGCAGCCGGTAACCGAGCAACCGCAGTGCCTGGACGTCCATTTGGAGCGTCGCGTACCACTCCTCGGCGCAGGCGGAGTCCTGGATCAGGCCGTCCATCCGCTCGGCGTAGTGCACCCACAGCAGGGTCCGTTCATGGCCGAGCGATCCGTTGGCCACGCGCCAGCCCTCGTTGAGGGGGCCGACGAGGTTCTCCTTCGGGACCCGGACGTCGGTGAAGAACACCTCGTTGAAGTCGAGGTCGTCGGGTGCGGCGATCGATCCGAACGGCCGCCTGACCAGGCCTTCGGAGTCGGTGGGGACGAGCAGGACGCTGATGCCCTTGTGCTTGGGCGCGTCGGGGTCGGTGCGGACGAAGGTGAGCAGGACGTCGGCGTCGTGCGCGCCCGAGGTCCACACCTTCTGTCCGTTGACGACGAAGTGGTCACCGTCGAGGACCGCACGGGTGCGCAGCCCGGCGAGGTCCGACCCGGCTCCGGGTTCGCTCATGCCGAGCGACGCGGTGATCTCGGCGCGCAGCAGGGGGACGGCCCAGTCGCGCTTCTGTGCCTCGGTGCCGAAGGTGAGCAGTGAGGCCGCGATGATGTTGAGGCCCTGCGGGTTGAAGCTGTGGTAGATCCGCCGCCGGGACAACTCCTCCAGATGCGCGACCACTTGGGGCAGGGTGGCGTTGCGGCCGCCGTACTCGGGCGGCTGGGCGGGGAGCAGCCAGCCGGCGTCGAAGAGCTTGCGCTGCCAGCGCCGGGCCCAATCCGGTATGTGCGCACTGGACTTGGAGCGGACCGTGGCCTCTTCGGGGGTGGGCAGGTGGGCGTCGAGGAAGTCGCTGAAATCGGCGCGGAACTTCTCGACCTCGGGGTCGGGGGCCAGCCTCATACCAGCAGCGCCTTCCTGTGCTCGGACGCCGTGCCGAGAAGCAGGTCCCCGGCCTTGGCCCGCTTGAGATGGATCTGCAGCTCGTTCTCCCACGTGTAGCCCATGGCTCCGAAGAGCTGGAACCCGTTGCGGAAACACACCCGTTGGCAGTCGCCGGCGGCGGCCTTGGCCATCGCGGCGGCCCGGCCGCGGCGCGGGTCGTCCTCGGCGATGGTGAGCGCGGAGAAGTAGGCGAGCACCTTGGCGCGTTCGATGGCGACGTACATGTCGGCGGCCTTGTGCTTCACGGCCTGGAACGAGCCGATGGGCACGCCGAACTGGTGCCGTTCCTTCACATGGGCGACGACCAGGTCGAGGATGCGCCGGCAACTGCCGACCGTGCTCACGGCCAGGCCCATGAGGGCCAGGTCGGGCACGCCGGTGACCAGGTCCGGCACGTCCACCCGGGCAATGTGGAGGGTCGGGTCGAACACGGACAGCCGCTCGGCCGCCAGGTCCTTTCCGTCCCGTACGACCACGCCCTCGGAGGTGAGAAGGGCGATCTCGTCCGCGCGGTCGGCGTCGAGGACGAACCGGCCCGTCCCGTCGAAGACTCCGGTGCCCGAGCCGCGCGGCAGCCGTCCGGCCAGTGGCGCGAACCAGGTCGCGGTGGCGAGGAAGGGCGTCGGGTCGGCGACGTACCCCAACTCCTCCAGGACGATGGCGAGTTCCACCGGAGGGGCTTCGAGCCAGCCCAACTCCAGGTAGGTGTCCCAGAGTTGTTTCTCTGGCAGTGACCGTGACTTGGTGATCGTTTCGCGGACCACTCGCTGGAGCAGCCGCTGCTCGTCGTCGAACTCAAACTCCATGCGCGACCTCCAGAAGGACCTTGCCGATGGCGCGGCGCCCGAGGCTGAGGGCGGCGGCGACTTCGGCGAGCGGATACACGGCGTGGACGCGGGGCCGGATCTTCCCGGCGGCGAACAGTCCGTGGAGTTCGGTGCGGGCGGACACCAGGTCGTCCCGCCGGTGCCGTGCCCAGCCGCCGAGGTCGAAGCCGTGCAGGCTGACGCCTTTGAGCATCGGGAGGTTGAGCGGGATACGCGGGATCTCCCCGCTCGCGAACCCCACACTCACGAACCGTCCGCCCCAGCGCATGGCCCGCAACGCCTCCTCCGCGTACGGCCCGCCGACCGGGTCGATCACGACATCGGCGCCGCCCGCTTCCCGCAGGCGCCGCTTCAGCTCGTCGTACGGCAGGGTCAGCCGCGCGCCCTGCTCGGCGCACACCGCCCGTTTCTCCTCCGTCGAGGCGACGGCGACGACCTCCGCGCCGAGCAGCGCGGCGAGTTCGACGGTCGCGAGGCCGACCCCGCCGGCCGCGCCGAGGACGGCCACCCGTTCACCGGGCCGTACGTCGGCGACCAGGCGGAGGGCGTCGAAGGCGGTGGCGTGGCTGACCCCGAAGGCCGCCGCGCGCTCGGTGGGGATTCCCTCGGGGATACGGCTCAGGCCTGCGGGACGTGCGGTGACGCGTTCGGCGAAGGCGCCGACGAACATCGAGCCGAAGACCCGCTCGCCCTTCTCGAACCCGTGCGCGGACGCGGCGACCACGCCGGCGAACTCGCTGCCCGGGGTGAAGGGCGGCTCCGCCTTCACCTGGTAGGCGCCGTCGATCACGAGGACGTCGGCGAAGTTGACGGCGGCGTAGTGCACGTCGACCGGGATGCCGCCCTCCTGTCCGGCCAACTCCCCTTCGGGGACGACCGGTTCGGGAATGTCCTCGACGACCACCGGGCCGCCGACGGCGTTGCAGCGGGCGGCTCTCATAGCCGGGTCGTCGCGGCGAGTTCGGCCGCCTGGGCTGCCATCTGCAGAACGACGTCGCCGTAGTGGGCCATCTTCGGGTTGCCGCCCTCGCCGTTCACATGCCGGGCGTAGCCGCCTTCCAGGACCACGGCCATCTTGAAGCGGGCGAGGATGACGTAGTAGTCGATCTCGCTGACGTCCCGGCCGCTGACCTTGGCGTAGTGCTCCAGGAGGTCTGCGCGGTCGGGCATGCCGGTGTAGTCGACGTACCCCTTCTGGGTGCGGTCCTCGTCTGCGTCCGGCCAGCCCATGATCACCCAGCCGAGGTCGAGCAACGGGTCGCCGACGGTGGCCATTTCGAAGTCGACGAGGGCCGCGAGCCGGGCAGGCGCGCCGTGCTGGAACATGACGTTGGCGAACTGGTAGTCGCCGTGGATGACGCCGGGTTCCCAGTGGGCGGGTCGGTGTTCCCGTAGCCAGGCAGCGGCGTTCTCCAGGCCGGGGATCTCACGGAACTTGAACTTGGCGAGGTGGGCGAGCCAGCGGTCGACCTGCCGGTCGTGGAAACCGTCCGGGCGGCCGAAGCCTTCCAGGCCCTGGGCCCGCCAGTCCACGTTGCCCAACTTGGCTATGCCCTCGACGAGTTGGTACGCGAGCTCGGGGCGCAGGGAGAGGTCGCCGAGGAACGGCTCGGGCCAGCCGCCGGAGTTCATGGGCGACCAGCCGTCGACATGCGCCATGAGATAGAAGCAGGAGCCGAGCACGCTCGTGTCGTCGCACACGGCGATAGCCTCGGGGTGCGGGACGTCCGTGCCGTTGAGGGCGTTGAGAACGCGGTATTCACGCAGCATGGTCTCGTTGCGCCCCGGCGGAACCTTCTCCGGCGGTTTGCGCAGCACCATGCTCACCTCGCCGCGCCGGATGCCGTAGATGTCGTTGGAGGTGCCTCCGGAGATGTACGAGGTCTCGACGGGTTCACCGGGGGCGATGCCCTGTTCGTCCAGCCAGCGGGCGAGCGATTCCGTGTCGGCGAGCGTCACAGCAGGTCCTCCAACTGCTTCCGGGCCCATTCGCGGCGGGTGGGCAGGTGCTGGGTGGGCCAGAGGCCGGGGGCCGCTTCGTAGCCGCGCAGGACGTCACGGGCGACGGTGATCTTGTGGACCTCGGTGGGGCCGTCGACGACCGCCATGACGGCAGCGCCGTTCCACATGTCGGAGAACGGCATTTCGTTCGAGACACCGAGGGCGCCGTGCAGATGCATCGAGCGGTACACGATGTCGTGCAGCACCTTCGGGGTGAGGAACTTGATGGCGGCGATGTCCTTACGGACCCGCTTGTAGTCCTGGTAGCGGTCGATCTGCCAGGCCGTGTAGAGCACGAACAGGCGGAACTGAGCGAGTTGGGCGTAGGAGTCGGCGAGGTCGGACCGCACGAGTTGCTTGTCCGCGAGCCGCTCGCCCTGGGTCTCGCGGGACAGGGCCCGCTCGGCCATCATGTCGAGCGCCTTCTGGCTCTGGCCGACGACCCGCATCGCGTGGTGGACGCGGCCGCCGCCGAGCCGGGTCTGGGCGATCGCGAAGGCCTGGCCCTCGCCGCCGAGCAGTGCGTCGGCGGGGACGCGGACGCCGTCGTAGGCGATGAGCGCGTGCATGCCCTCGTCGGTGGCCTCGCCCATGATGCCGAGGTGGCGCTCGATGCGGACGCCGGGGGTGTCGCTGGGCACGAGGAACATCGACATGCCCTTGTAGGGGCTGACGTCGGGGTCCGTCACGGCCATCACGATGACGAACTTCGAGGTGCGGGCGTTGGAGGAGAAGAACTTGCGGCCGGTGATGACCCAGTCGTCGCCGTCGCGTTCGGCGCGGGTGGTGAACATCGTGGGGTCGGCGCCGGCCTGCGGTTCGGTCATGGAGAAGCAGGAGAAGCACTCGCCCTCGAGGAGCGGTTGGAGGTAGCGCTCCTTCTGCTCGTCGGTGCCGTAGCGGGCGATGATCTCGGCGTTGCCGGTGTCGGGGGCGGCCGTGCCGAAGATGACGGGGGCCCAACTCGACTGGCCCAGGATCTCGTTGATGAGCGCCAGCTTGACCTGGCCGAAGCCTCGGCCGCCCAGCTCCGGCCCGAGGTGCGGTGCCCACAACCCCTCGTCACGGACCTGCTGCTTCAACGCCCTTACGACGGGGCCGAGTTCGTCGTCGAGAGGGTGGTACGCCCGGTCGGGGTACAGCAGGTCCAGCGGCTCCACGCGCTCGGAGCGGAACCGCCTGATCCACTCCAGCTTCTCCTCGAACTCCGGCTCGGTGGAAAAGTCCCATGCCATGTCAGACGAACCTCCTGCCAACCCGGACGAATGAAGATGAGAATATCATTCTCATCTCACGCGAGTAAGGGTCTCGGAAGTTGCGGTGTGGGCTTCGGTAGGGGAAGCCGAGGTGTTACCGCTGAAGTGGAGTATCGTTCTTCATGTGACAGCCGTCCCCGAAGAACAACCAGCCTGGCGCCAGCGCGCCGTTGAGCGTTCCACCCGTGCCGCGAAGCTCCGCGCCGAACAACGTGTGCAGCGCTTCCTGGATGCGGCGCAGGAACTCATAGCGGAGAAGCGGACGACGGACTTCACCGTCCAGGAGGTCGTGGACCGCTCCAAACAGTCACTGCGCAGCTTCTACCAGCACTTCGACGGCAAACACGAGCTGCTG from Streptomyces sp. NBC_01478 includes the following:
- a CDS encoding nuclear transport factor 2 family protein produces the protein MSETDELAQLRATVESLAAKVRALEDQVEITQLVAQYGPAVDSGSGEAAAALWTEEGVFDAVPHLRMEGRDGIVGMVHGPGHQSVIHNGCGHVLTAPHVVVDGDRATGRSHALHLRWDADAGRFWVFQVSANTWRWVRTSEGWRIAERINANLDGTDGPRAMLAPSGKPGSLEER
- a CDS encoding acyl-CoA dehydrogenase family protein; translated protein: MAWDFSTEPEFEEKLEWIRRFRSERVEPLDLLYPDRAYHPLDDELGPVVRALKQQVRDEGLWAPHLGPELGGRGFGQVKLALINEILGQSSWAPVIFGTAAPDTGNAEIIARYGTDEQKERYLQPLLEGECFSCFSMTEPQAGADPTMFTTRAERDGDDWVITGRKFFSSNARTSKFVIVMAVTDPDVSPYKGMSMFLVPSDTPGVRIERHLGIMGEATDEGMHALIAYDGVRVPADALLGGEGQAFAIAQTRLGGGRVHHAMRVVGQSQKALDMMAERALSRETQGERLADKQLVRSDLADSYAQLAQFRLFVLYTAWQIDRYQDYKRVRKDIAAIKFLTPKVLHDIVYRSMHLHGALGVSNEMPFSDMWNGAAVMAVVDGPTEVHKITVARDVLRGYEAAPGLWPTQHLPTRREWARKQLEDLL
- a CDS encoding NADPH:quinone oxidoreductase family protein encodes the protein MRAARCNAVGGPVVVEDIPEPVVPEGELAGQEGGIPVDVHYAAVNFADVLVIDGAYQVKAEPPFTPGSEFAGVVAASAHGFEKGERVFGSMFVGAFAERVTARPAGLSRIPEGIPTERAAAFGVSHATAFDALRLVADVRPGERVAVLGAAGGVGLATVELAALLGAEVVAVASTEEKRAVCAEQGARLTLPYDELKRRLREAGGADVVIDPVGGPYAEEALRAMRWGGRFVSVGFASGEIPRIPLNLPMLKGVSLHGFDLGGWARHRRDDLVSARTELHGLFAAGKIRPRVHAVYPLAEVAAALSLGRRAIGKVLLEVAHGV
- a CDS encoding acyl-CoA dehydrogenase; its protein translation is MEFEFDDEQRLLQRVVRETITKSRSLPEKQLWDTYLELGWLEAPPVELAIVLEELGYVADPTPFLATATWFAPLAGRLPRGSGTGVFDGTGRFVLDADRADEIALLTSEGVVVRDGKDLAAERLSVFDPTLHIARVDVPDLVTGVPDLALMGLAVSTVGSCRRILDLVVAHVKERHQFGVPIGSFQAVKHKAADMYVAIERAKVLAYFSALTIAEDDPRRGRAAAMAKAAAGDCQRVCFRNGFQLFGAMGYTWENELQIHLKRAKAGDLLLGTASEHRKALLV
- a CDS encoding acyl-CoA dehydrogenase family protein; amino-acid sequence: MRLAPDPEVEKFRADFSDFLDAHLPTPEEATVRSKSSAHIPDWARRWQRKLFDAGWLLPAQPPEYGGRNATLPQVVAHLEELSRRRIYHSFNPQGLNIIAASLLTFGTEAQKRDWAVPLLRAEITASLGMSEPGAGSDLAGLRTRAVLDGDHFVVNGQKVWTSGAHDADVLLTFVRTDPDAPKHKGISVLLVPTDSEGLVRRPFGSIAAPDDLDFNEVFFTDVRVPKENLVGPLNEGWRVANGSLGHERTLLWVHYAERMDGLIQDSACAEEWYATLQMDVQALRLLGYRLLGPDRNPVEISVLKLLGSEAAQSAELHALEHHGAEALRHPVQTGPYTHMNLGAFTASWFERYARSFGGTIAGGTSEIQRNIIAERILGLPR
- a CDS encoding NAD(P)-dependent oxidoreductase — its product is MRIGFIGAGRMGRPIVDRLVAAGHDVTVHVRRPATRAAAQEDGFARADTIGATVRDADVVFVAVLKDEQVRAACLGAEGALSAMKPGSTLVLHTTSHPGTAELLAEAGAERGVGVLDAALSGGPHDIAAGRLTLWVGGDEARLDALRPLLETYAAPVLFVGPIGNGQRVKLVNNALFVAQVGLAVDAVRVAGSLGIGEKAILAALQHGSGASRALGVVAGGGSVEAVAERLADLMSKDVDVVRAVARGAGADLGILGTVLSSDAVEKKVLRSP
- a CDS encoding phosphotransferase family protein, translated to MTLADTESLARWLDEQGIAPGEPVETSYISGGTSNDIYGIRRGEVSMVLRKPPEKVPPGRNETMLREYRVLNALNGTDVPHPEAIAVCDDTSVLGSCFYLMAHVDGWSPMNSGGWPEPFLGDLSLRPELAYQLVEGIAKLGNVDWRAQGLEGFGRPDGFHDRQVDRWLAHLAKFKFREIPGLENAAAWLREHRPAHWEPGVIHGDYQFANVMFQHGAPARLAALVDFEMATVGDPLLDLGWVIMGWPDADEDRTQKGYVDYTGMPDRADLLEHYAKVSGRDVSEIDYYVILARFKMAVVLEGGYARHVNGEGGNPKMAHYGDVVLQMAAQAAELAATTRL
- a CDS encoding SDR family NAD(P)-dependent oxidoreductase, producing the protein MTESLTTKYGPWGVVAGGSDGVGAAFAHRMAAQGMNVVLVARRLPVLEASADEIRDRYGVEVRTVALDLSSPSALSELEEATDGLEVGLFVYNAGSDDRSVPFLDKDLGTHLGLVRRNCSAVLEAAYRFGGPMVARKRGAVVLVTSGAAWAGGATLAAYGASKAFDLVLAESLWAEWQGSGVDVLGLVLGRTDTPSLRRTEGVQGGSYGGDLADPADVAAEALDHLSDGPTWIYGSPAPTGGSPFGALSRRDAVLAMSRGANTHRQ
- a CDS encoding enoyl-CoA hydratase; protein product: MTDTADTDEVLYEVDNKVAVITLNRPEVANAQNAVLLDALDVAWSRAAADEEVKVILLRGNGKHFSSGHDLKDRWPAPNEITLEWIYSAESRRYLEYTLRWRNVPKPSIAAVQGKCIAGGLMLCWPCDLIVAAENAEFSDPVVHMGIGGVEYHGHTWELGPRKAKEILFTGRAVTAEEAEQVGMVNKVVPLDQLDTEAMQLAQRIAQMPSFGLRQAKRAVNQSLDVQGFYAAIQSVFDIHETGHGNALSVSGYPILTKLDAMKERLKEQ
- a CDS encoding zinc-binding dehydrogenase — encoded protein: MRAAVLRGGTVRARTVDDPVPGPGQLLVRSLACGICASDLHFMDHPEAGADDDSGMSTYDRDVDIVMGHEYCAEVVDYGPGTERRIPVGTRVSSLPVLTTPAGRRIIGQSPESPGGFGELFLLTEAITRVVVSDLPSELVCVADAISVGWSTASRAQLTANEVPLVIGCGAIALSAIGRLRSLGVGPIVAADLVASRRATALAMGADVVVDPAEVSPYEAWRNAAGPRASCVVFECVGVPGVLDSIIKGCERGTRIFSVGGPPEGDHLHTLTAKRKGINIQFGGGPSMDHWDEAFRAVCSGSLDVGPMLGHTVGLDGVPAALDAARDADGPARIIVVPGS